Proteins co-encoded in one Medicago truncatula cultivar Jemalong A17 chromosome 8, MtrunA17r5.0-ANR, whole genome shotgun sequence genomic window:
- the LOC11429452 gene encoding linoleate 9S-lipoxygenase isoform X2, producing MSSIIFNRGQKVKGTVILMHKNVLDINEITAAQSATGLIKGGFNVVGDITSSIIDTYTSSFGRSVALRLISATNVDGSGKGKVGKKTYLEGLVTSIPILGAGQSAFDVHFEWDSEMGIPGAFYIENFMLGEFFLVSLTLEDIPIHGTINFVCNSWIYNAKKYKTKRIFFTNKTYLPSETPAPLVYYRQEELKTLRGDGTGERKESDRIYDYDVYNDLGDPDKKESLARPVVGGSNNLPYPRRGRTGRKHAKKDDKSESRSDFVYIPRDESFGHLKSSDFLVYILKSASQNVIPQLRSALTLQFNQPEFNTFEDVRSLYHGGIELPTNALSKISPIPVFQELLRTDGESALKFPRPKVVEVNQSAWMTDGEFAREMIAGVNPHIIKRLQEFPPKSKLDTQLYGDNTSTITEEQLQLNMDGVTVEEAIQNNRLYILDHHDPIFPYLRKINSTDTKAYATRTFIFLQNDGTLKPLAIELSKPHPQEDSYGPVSNVYLPASEGVEASIWLLAKAYVVVNDSCFHQLVSHWLNTHAVVEPFIIATNRHLSVVHPIHKLLLPHYRDTMNINALARNVLVNAEGIIESTFLMGRYSLELSALLYKDWVFIEHGLPNDLLKRGVAVEDPTSPHGIRLLIEDYPYAADGLEIWDAIKSWVEEYVSFYYTSDAAVAQDSELQAFWREVVEVGHGDLKNATWWFKMQTCTELIEACTILIWIASAHHAAVNFGQYPYGGYILNRPTKSRRHMPEKGSAEYAELSKNFQKVYLRTITPKNDTLTDLTILEVLSRHASDEQYLGQRNEGEVWTSDSQPLEAFKRFGRKLAEIEVKLIERNNDESLRNRYGPVNMPYTLLYPSSEKGLTCRGIPNSISI from the exons ATGTCTAGCAT TATCTTTAACAGAGGCCAAAAGGTGAAGGGGACAGTGATATTGATGCATAAGAATGTATTGGATATCAACGAAATCACTGCAGCTCAAAGTGCCACTGGTTTAATCAAAGGTGGATTCAATGTTGTTGGTGATATCACTAGCTCTATAATTGATACCTACACTTCCTCCTTTGGCCGTTCAGTGGCTCTCAGGTTGATTAGTGCTACCAATGTTGATG GAAGTGGAAAAGGTAAAGtgggaaaaaaaacatatttagaaGGTCTTGTTACCTCCATACCAATTTTGGGAGCAGGGCAATCTGCATTTGATGTTCATTTTGAATGGGACAGTGAGATGGGAATTCCAGGAgcattttatattgaaaatttcaTGCTAGGAGAATTCTTCCTTGTAAGTTTGACGCTTGAAGATATTCCCATCCATGGAACCATCAACTTTGTTTGCAACTCATGGATTTACAATGCTAAAAAGTATAAAACGAAACGCATCTTCTTTACGAACAag acgTACCTTCCAAGCGAAACACCAGCTCCATTAGTCTACTACAGACAAGAAGAATTGAAGACTTTAAGAGGAGATGGAACGGGTGAGCGCAAAGAATCGGATAGGATCTATGACTACGATGTTTACAATGACTTGGGTGATCCTGACAAGAAAGAAAGCTTGGCTCGTCCCGTTGTTGGAGGATCCAATAACTTGCCTTACCCTCGAAGGGGGAGAACCGGCAGGAAACATGCTAAAAAAG ATGATAAAAGTGAGAGTCGGAGCGACTTTGTTTACATTCCAAGAGATGAATCATTTGGCCACTTGAAGTCTTCAGACTTTCTTGTTTATATACTGAAATCAGCATCTCAAAATGTTATACCTCAATTACGATCTGCACTTACATTACAATTCAATCAGCCAGAGTTTAACACTTTTGAAGATGTCCGTTCATTATATCATGGTGGAATTGAATTACCTACTAATGCACTTAGCAAAATTAGCCCCATACCAGTGTTCCAGGAACTCCTCAGAACTGATGGTGAATCGGCCCTAAAGTTTCCACGACCTAAAGTGGTTGAAG TTAATCAGTCTGCATGGATGACTGATGGAGAATTTGCAAGGGAGATGATTGCTGGTGTGAATCCACACATAATCAAAAGACTTCAG GAGTTCCCACCAAAGAGCAAGCTAGATACCCAACTCTACGGTGATAATACGAGCACAATAACCGAAGAACAGTTACAGCTAAACATGGATGGGGTCACTGTAGAAGAA gCTATCCAAAACAACAGGCTTTACATACTTGATCACCATGACCCAATATTTCCATATTTGAGGAAAATAAACTCAACTGATACAAAGGCATATGCTACGAGAACCTTCATTTTCTTACAAAATGATGGAACTTTGAAGCCATTGGCCATTGAGCTAAGTAAGCCACATCCTCAAGAAGATAGTTATGGTCCTGTTAGTAATGTTTACTTGCCTGCAAGTGAAGGTGTTGAAGCTTCTATTTGGCTACTTGCCAAAGCTTACGTTGTTGTAAATGACTCCTGTTTTCATCAACTTGTCAGCCACTG GTTGAACACTCATGCTGTTGTTGAGCCATTCATCATAGCAACAAATAGGCATCTTAGTGTGGTTCACCCTATTCACAAACTTCTACTTCCACATTATCGTGACACAATGAACATTAATGCACTTGCAAGGAATGTCTTGGTTAATGCAGAGGGTATTATAGAATCGACATTCTTGATGGGACGTTATTCTTTAGAATTGTCTGCTCTATTATATAAGGATTGGGTTTTCATAGAGCACGGTCTTCCTAATGATTTACTGAAAAG AGGAGTGGCTGTTGAGGATCCAACTTCCCCACATGGAATTCGCCTTCTGATAGAGGACTACCCTTATGCTGCTGATGGACTAGAGATATGGGATGCTATCAAGTCATGGGTTGAAGAATATGTGAGTTTCTACTACACGTCAGATGCTGCTGTTGCGCAAGATTCTGAACTGCAAGCATTTTGGAGAGAAGTTGTAGAGGTGGGTCATGGTGATTTGAAGAATGCTACATGGTGGTTTAAGATGCAAACTTGTACAGAGTTGATTGAAGCTTGCACTATCCTCATATGGATTGCTTCAGCACATCATGCAGCTGTTAATTTTGGTCAATATCCATATGGAGGATATATACTTAACCGACCAACTAAAAGCCGGAGACACATGCCTGAGAAAGGGTCTGCTGAGTATGCCGAGCTTTCTAAGAACTTTCAAAAGGTGTATCTAAGGACAATCACACCAAAAAATGATACCCTCACTGACCTTACGATCTTAGAGGTCTTATCAAGGCATGCTTCTGATGAGCAATACCTTGGACAGAGAAATGAAGGCGAGGTTTGGACTTCAGATTCACAGCCATTAGAAGCTTTCAAGAGGTTTGGAAGGAAGTTGGCTGAAATTGAGGTAAAGCTCATTGAAAGGAACAATGATGAGTCATTGAGAAACCGATACGGGCCTGTGAATATGCCATACACTCTGCTTTATCCTTCTAGTGAGAAAGGATTGACTTGCAGAGGCATTCCTAATAGTATCTCCATCTAA
- the LOC11429452 gene encoding linoleate 9S-lipoxygenase isoform X1, whose translation MYSGVKSIFNRGQKVKGTVILMHKNVLDINEITAAQSATGLIKGGFNVVGDITSSIIDTYTSSFGRSVALRLISATNVDGSGKGKVGKKTYLEGLVTSIPILGAGQSAFDVHFEWDSEMGIPGAFYIENFMLGEFFLVSLTLEDIPIHGTINFVCNSWIYNAKKYKTKRIFFTNKTYLPSETPAPLVYYRQEELKTLRGDGTGERKESDRIYDYDVYNDLGDPDKKESLARPVVGGSNNLPYPRRGRTGRKHAKKDDKSESRSDFVYIPRDESFGHLKSSDFLVYILKSASQNVIPQLRSALTLQFNQPEFNTFEDVRSLYHGGIELPTNALSKISPIPVFQELLRTDGESALKFPRPKVVEVNQSAWMTDGEFAREMIAGVNPHIIKRLQEFPPKSKLDTQLYGDNTSTITEEQLQLNMDGVTVEEAIQNNRLYILDHHDPIFPYLRKINSTDTKAYATRTFIFLQNDGTLKPLAIELSKPHPQEDSYGPVSNVYLPASEGVEASIWLLAKAYVVVNDSCFHQLVSHWLNTHAVVEPFIIATNRHLSVVHPIHKLLLPHYRDTMNINALARNVLVNAEGIIESTFLMGRYSLELSALLYKDWVFIEHGLPNDLLKRGVAVEDPTSPHGIRLLIEDYPYAADGLEIWDAIKSWVEEYVSFYYTSDAAVAQDSELQAFWREVVEVGHGDLKNATWWFKMQTCTELIEACTILIWIASAHHAAVNFGQYPYGGYILNRPTKSRRHMPEKGSAEYAELSKNFQKVYLRTITPKNDTLTDLTILEVLSRHASDEQYLGQRNEGEVWTSDSQPLEAFKRFGRKLAEIEVKLIERNNDESLRNRYGPVNMPYTLLYPSSEKGLTCRGIPNSISI comes from the exons ATGTATTCAGGGGTGAAAAGTATCTTTAACAGAGGCCAAAAGGTGAAGGGGACAGTGATATTGATGCATAAGAATGTATTGGATATCAACGAAATCACTGCAGCTCAAAGTGCCACTGGTTTAATCAAAGGTGGATTCAATGTTGTTGGTGATATCACTAGCTCTATAATTGATACCTACACTTCCTCCTTTGGCCGTTCAGTGGCTCTCAGGTTGATTAGTGCTACCAATGTTGATG GAAGTGGAAAAGGTAAAGtgggaaaaaaaacatatttagaaGGTCTTGTTACCTCCATACCAATTTTGGGAGCAGGGCAATCTGCATTTGATGTTCATTTTGAATGGGACAGTGAGATGGGAATTCCAGGAgcattttatattgaaaatttcaTGCTAGGAGAATTCTTCCTTGTAAGTTTGACGCTTGAAGATATTCCCATCCATGGAACCATCAACTTTGTTTGCAACTCATGGATTTACAATGCTAAAAAGTATAAAACGAAACGCATCTTCTTTACGAACAag acgTACCTTCCAAGCGAAACACCAGCTCCATTAGTCTACTACAGACAAGAAGAATTGAAGACTTTAAGAGGAGATGGAACGGGTGAGCGCAAAGAATCGGATAGGATCTATGACTACGATGTTTACAATGACTTGGGTGATCCTGACAAGAAAGAAAGCTTGGCTCGTCCCGTTGTTGGAGGATCCAATAACTTGCCTTACCCTCGAAGGGGGAGAACCGGCAGGAAACATGCTAAAAAAG ATGATAAAAGTGAGAGTCGGAGCGACTTTGTTTACATTCCAAGAGATGAATCATTTGGCCACTTGAAGTCTTCAGACTTTCTTGTTTATATACTGAAATCAGCATCTCAAAATGTTATACCTCAATTACGATCTGCACTTACATTACAATTCAATCAGCCAGAGTTTAACACTTTTGAAGATGTCCGTTCATTATATCATGGTGGAATTGAATTACCTACTAATGCACTTAGCAAAATTAGCCCCATACCAGTGTTCCAGGAACTCCTCAGAACTGATGGTGAATCGGCCCTAAAGTTTCCACGACCTAAAGTGGTTGAAG TTAATCAGTCTGCATGGATGACTGATGGAGAATTTGCAAGGGAGATGATTGCTGGTGTGAATCCACACATAATCAAAAGACTTCAG GAGTTCCCACCAAAGAGCAAGCTAGATACCCAACTCTACGGTGATAATACGAGCACAATAACCGAAGAACAGTTACAGCTAAACATGGATGGGGTCACTGTAGAAGAA gCTATCCAAAACAACAGGCTTTACATACTTGATCACCATGACCCAATATTTCCATATTTGAGGAAAATAAACTCAACTGATACAAAGGCATATGCTACGAGAACCTTCATTTTCTTACAAAATGATGGAACTTTGAAGCCATTGGCCATTGAGCTAAGTAAGCCACATCCTCAAGAAGATAGTTATGGTCCTGTTAGTAATGTTTACTTGCCTGCAAGTGAAGGTGTTGAAGCTTCTATTTGGCTACTTGCCAAAGCTTACGTTGTTGTAAATGACTCCTGTTTTCATCAACTTGTCAGCCACTG GTTGAACACTCATGCTGTTGTTGAGCCATTCATCATAGCAACAAATAGGCATCTTAGTGTGGTTCACCCTATTCACAAACTTCTACTTCCACATTATCGTGACACAATGAACATTAATGCACTTGCAAGGAATGTCTTGGTTAATGCAGAGGGTATTATAGAATCGACATTCTTGATGGGACGTTATTCTTTAGAATTGTCTGCTCTATTATATAAGGATTGGGTTTTCATAGAGCACGGTCTTCCTAATGATTTACTGAAAAG AGGAGTGGCTGTTGAGGATCCAACTTCCCCACATGGAATTCGCCTTCTGATAGAGGACTACCCTTATGCTGCTGATGGACTAGAGATATGGGATGCTATCAAGTCATGGGTTGAAGAATATGTGAGTTTCTACTACACGTCAGATGCTGCTGTTGCGCAAGATTCTGAACTGCAAGCATTTTGGAGAGAAGTTGTAGAGGTGGGTCATGGTGATTTGAAGAATGCTACATGGTGGTTTAAGATGCAAACTTGTACAGAGTTGATTGAAGCTTGCACTATCCTCATATGGATTGCTTCAGCACATCATGCAGCTGTTAATTTTGGTCAATATCCATATGGAGGATATATACTTAACCGACCAACTAAAAGCCGGAGACACATGCCTGAGAAAGGGTCTGCTGAGTATGCCGAGCTTTCTAAGAACTTTCAAAAGGTGTATCTAAGGACAATCACACCAAAAAATGATACCCTCACTGACCTTACGATCTTAGAGGTCTTATCAAGGCATGCTTCTGATGAGCAATACCTTGGACAGAGAAATGAAGGCGAGGTTTGGACTTCAGATTCACAGCCATTAGAAGCTTTCAAGAGGTTTGGAAGGAAGTTGGCTGAAATTGAGGTAAAGCTCATTGAAAGGAACAATGATGAGTCATTGAGAAACCGATACGGGCCTGTGAATATGCCATACACTCTGCTTTATCCTTCTAGTGAGAAAGGATTGACTTGCAGAGGCATTCCTAATAGTATCTCCATCTAA